The Vitis vinifera cultivar Pinot Noir 40024 chromosome 18, ASM3070453v1 region CATTAGCTATCTCCTTCATCTGAGCGGGAGAGAACGTTCCCTTGCTCCCGAAGCACAAGAAGACAACACTCTGACTTGGCTGTGTGTCAAGCCAGGACAAACAACCATGACGAGCTTTATTACCAGCAATATTGCTTTCATCTTCACCAGTATCAGCAATCAAAGGGCCGATGCAGTAAACTGACGGAGTTGGCCCATTGGGAACACATGTCCCCTCTCTGATTGTCTTAAGGGCTATCGGCTCAAGGTCATCGAATGTATTTATCACAAGTCCATCGGATTTGGGCAAAAGCTCTGAGAAGTATAGCATATCATCATAGGCGGGGTCGTCTCGGTTGAGCAATGGTTGAGGCATTCGAGTGGCTTGTAGCGGAGGCAACCCAGGAAAGTGTATAAAGGTAGTGGGCATGTCCTTGAAGCTCTTATTGCTGCTCTCAGTCTGTTTGTGAATTGTCGGAAAGTAGAGGACGGCAGCAACAGAAGCAGCACCGGAGGTGAGGAAGTAGTAAGTGGGAATTCCAAGGCCACGACCCGCAGGAAGAGCTGAAGCGCAAAAGTAGTCGATGATGAATGCCCGAATGGTGGAAGCTCTGGAGAGTTGCTGGAGGGAATGGAGGACATTAGAGGCACTGAGACGGATGAACTCAAACAAGACAGCGAAGTGACTGCGAGTGGAAGAAGAGGTGTCGACCGAGAGATAGGGAAAGCGGTGGAAAGAGATGGACGGATTGGTTTGGGAGATGTGGTCAATGTAAGAGGTGGTGGCCGGAGTGTCAAAAGGGCCGGGGGCAAGGAGAATGGTGATGGAGAATCTATGGGAGCAACGACGAAGGATGAGCTTGCCTAGCTCTATCATGGACACCACATGGCCGATGCCTGGAGCTGGATACAGGACTATTGCATCCTCCATCGTTGTTTATTGTTGGATCTCTGGATTGGACAAACTCAGAATGACAACTTTGTATCACCTCAATGATAATGCTCGGTCAGAAACTCACATTATTCAACCAATATCCTACATCAAGAGACGTGCCCACATTTGGTTCTCACGGGCACGCGTTGCCTGTCAACTGCTCCATTAAATTATTCCTGAACAACCCATTTACCTAAGCCTTAAAGCCATCTTTTCCTTCCGGAGATGCAACATTAAGATCAGAAGATGGCATGTTATTTGCAATCCTAACTTCTGTaactagggatggcaatggggcgggttttttcgggtacccgccccgccccgcccctaatgggacagggttaaattttattaaacggGTTTGGGGCGGGTTTGGGAATGGTTTAAAAAACCCGGAGCGGGTTCGGGGCGGGGGCGGGTATTGCCccaccccgccccgccccgccccgatcCTCCATCACATTTTTGCCCTTGAACTCTTCCACCGTTCTAGGTATGGCAGCTTCCTGTCGCCAGAAACCAAAGAGCTTCTTCTCCACTTCCAAGACTCACCGGAGAGGACACGAAGAGAAGAACCGGAAGGGGAAGCTGGCCAGTCCAGGTTGTGATGTCGTCAGATTCAACAATCGGAGATCTGATCGCGGCGGCACTGCGGCAGTACGCGAAGGAGGGGCGGCGGCTGGAGTTACCCACGGAGATCTGATCGCAGCGGCACTACGACAGTACGCGAAGGAGGGGCGACGACTGGCGTTACCCATGGAGGTGTGTTCAAGCGGGATTGCACGGATCTTGTCCGTAGGATCGCGCTTTTGACGCATTTGTTTGAGGAGATCAGAGATTTCGGGGCTGGTTTGAGGCCTTTGGATGTGTCGACTTCGTCGGCGTCTCCCTTGACTTGCCTGTCTGAAGTAGCCAATGCTCTTCAGGCTGCTAAGCGCCTTCTGTCTGCCGCTGGAAATTTCAGTTCCGACGCCTTTTCTATGAGTCGCGATTCCAATTTCTTCGtttctttattttctgaaaGAAAATTGTCAAGCTTCTGTTTTTATGATGTTTTGGTTCGCAGAAACTGAAGGACTAACCTAAACAGAGGTAACATGGAAGCCCCATTGTTGTCTCTAGGTCCCAAATGATGAAAAATGCAGATTCCAAGATTTTGCCATCTTttattttcccacattttcttggaaaccaaacagagCATTTGGG contains the following coding sequences:
- the LOC100254461 gene encoding UDP-glycosyltransferase 88F5-like; the protein is MEDAIVLYPAPGIGHVVSMIELGKLILRRCSHRFSITILLAPGPFDTPATTSYIDHISQTNPSISFHRFPYLSVDTSSSTRSHFAVLFEFIRLSASNVLHSLQQLSRASTIRAFIIDYFCASALPAGRGLGIPTYYFLTSGAASVAAVLYFPTIHKQTESSNKSFKDMPTTFIHFPGLPPLQATRMPQPLLNRDDPAYDDMLYFSELLPKSDGLVINTFDDLEPIALKTIREGTCVPNGPTPSVYCIGPLIADTGEDESNIAGNKARHGCLSWLDTQPSQSVVFLCFGSKGTFSPAQMKEIANGLERSGKRFLWVVKNPPSTDKSKPIAVTADVDLNVLMPEGFLERTKDRGMVVKSWAPQVAELNHPSVGGFVTHCGWNSVLEAVIAGVPMVAWPLYAEQHLNKAALVEVMKMAIGVEQRDEDMFVSGAEVERRVRELMECEEGRELRERSRKMREMALAAWKDGGSSTTALAKFADVWNQD